The Novosphingobium terrae genome has a window encoding:
- a CDS encoding SulP family inorganic anion transporter, producing the protein MKVPGLSVRDLTASIVVFLVAMPLCMGIAIASGVPPEKGLVTGIIGGIVVGMLAGSPLQVSGPAAGLAVIIFEFVRDHGLSALGPMLVLAGVIQFVAGVARLGGLFRAVSPAVVHGMLAGIGALIVAGQFHILFDAKPMSNGLANLSAMPGRVLGLNFSDMHSTEIALGLGLLTIAVMLGWEKLRPASLKLVPGALLGVVAATAVAASLGLQVARISVPESISAAFAMPGADFFAPILANPAIATAAIAIAFIASAETLLSAAAVDRMHDGVRTDYNKELRAQGVGNLLCGLVGALPMTGVIVRSSANVQAGAQTRASAILHGVWILGLVALLPWVLREVPMAALGGILVVTGWRLISLKHVRHLFENYGPVPAGIWAATFALVITTDLLTGVLVGLGLSLIEVVPHISRLKLGIEHGTAPEGEARLVRLSGAATFLTLPRLTRALEDVPADKPVHLDLDSLAGLDHTSAEMLGEWLGRRRRAGLAASVSGREEMVRTFAHA; encoded by the coding sequence ATGAAAGTGCCGGGCCTTTCGGTGCGTGACCTCACCGCATCCATCGTGGTGTTTCTGGTGGCCATGCCCTTGTGCATGGGCATCGCCATCGCCTCTGGCGTGCCGCCCGAAAAGGGCCTCGTCACCGGCATCATCGGCGGCATCGTCGTCGGCATGCTGGCCGGTTCGCCGTTGCAGGTCAGCGGGCCTGCGGCGGGTCTGGCCGTCATCATCTTCGAATTTGTGCGCGATCACGGGCTTTCGGCGCTGGGGCCGATGCTGGTTCTGGCGGGCGTGATCCAGTTCGTGGCCGGAGTGGCGCGTCTGGGCGGATTGTTCCGCGCGGTTTCGCCTGCCGTGGTGCATGGCATGCTGGCGGGCATTGGCGCGCTGATCGTGGCGGGCCAGTTCCACATCCTGTTCGACGCCAAGCCGATGTCGAACGGGCTGGCCAACCTCTCGGCGATGCCGGGCCGCGTGCTGGGCCTGAACTTCTCCGACATGCATTCCACCGAGATCGCGCTGGGCCTCGGCCTGCTGACCATCGCGGTGATGCTGGGCTGGGAAAAGCTGCGCCCTGCCTCGCTGAAGCTGGTTCCGGGCGCGCTGCTGGGCGTGGTTGCCGCCACGGCGGTTGCCGCCTCGCTGGGGCTGCAGGTCGCGCGCATCAGCGTGCCGGAATCGATCTCGGCGGCCTTTGCCATGCCGGGCGCGGACTTCTTCGCCCCGATCCTCGCCAATCCCGCGATCGCCACCGCCGCCATCGCCATCGCCTTTATCGCCAGCGCGGAAACGCTGCTGTCGGCGGCGGCTGTGGACCGTATGCATGACGGCGTGCGCACCGATTACAACAAGGAGCTGCGCGCGCAGGGCGTGGGCAATCTGCTCTGCGGTCTGGTCGGCGCCCTCCCGATGACCGGCGTGATCGTGCGTTCCTCCGCCAATGTGCAGGCTGGGGCCCAGACCCGCGCCTCGGCGATCTTGCATGGCGTGTGGATTCTCGGCCTTGTCGCGCTGCTCCCCTGGGTGCTGCGTGAGGTGCCCATGGCCGCGCTGGGCGGCATCCTTGTGGTGACGGGCTGGCGCCTGATCAGCCTCAAGCATGTGCGCCATCTCTTCGAGAACTACGGCCCCGTGCCCGCCGGCATCTGGGCCGCCACCTTCGCGCTGGTGATCACCACCGATCTGCTGACCGGCGTGCTGGTGGGCCTTGGCCTCTCGCTGATCGAGGTTGTGCCGCATATCTCGCGCCTCAAGCTGGGGATCGAGCATGGCACGGCGCCTGAAGGCGAGGCGCGTCTGGTCCGCCTCTCCGGCGCGGCCACCTTCCTCACCCTGCCGCGCCTGACCCGCGCGCTGGAGGATGTGCCCGCCGACAAGCCCGTCCACCTCGACCTCGATTCCCTCGCCGGGCTCGACCACACCAGCGCCGAAATGCTTGGCGAATGGCTGGGTCGCCGCCGCCGCGCGGGGCTGGCCGCCTCGGTCAGCGGGCGCGAGGAGATGGTGCGGACCTTTGCCCATGCATGA
- a CDS encoding 3-oxoacid CoA-transferase subunit A: MIDKSVSDAAAAVADIQDGASIMIGGFGTAGMPDELIEALIARGLRDLTVISNNAGNGETGVAALMREKRVRKIICSFPRQADSHHFDALYHAGEIELELVPQGNLAARIQAAGAGLGAIFTPTGFGTQLAQGKETRKIDGRDYVLEYPIHADFALIKAQQGDRWGNLVYRKTARNFGPIMAMAAKTAIAQVSEIVPLGALDPEAVVTPGIFVQRVVPIVPAAALAA, from the coding sequence GTGATCGATAAAAGCGTGAGCGACGCGGCCGCTGCCGTCGCCGATATTCAGGATGGCGCCTCCATCATGATCGGAGGGTTCGGCACGGCCGGCATGCCCGATGAGCTGATCGAGGCGCTGATCGCGCGCGGCTTGCGCGACCTCACCGTCATCAGCAACAATGCCGGGAACGGCGAGACCGGCGTGGCCGCGCTGATGCGGGAAAAGCGGGTGCGCAAGATCATCTGCTCTTTCCCGCGACAGGCGGATTCGCATCATTTCGACGCGCTCTATCACGCCGGAGAGATCGAGCTGGAGCTGGTGCCGCAGGGCAATCTGGCCGCGCGCATTCAGGCGGCGGGCGCGGGGCTGGGGGCGATCTTCACCCCCACCGGCTTCGGCACGCAGCTGGCGCAGGGCAAGGAAACCCGCAAGATCGATGGGCGCGACTATGTGCTGGAATACCCCATCCACGCCGATTTCGCGCTGATCAAGGCGCAGCAGGGCGATCGCTGGGGCAATCTGGTCTATCGCAAGACGGCCCGCAACTTCGGCCCGATCATGGCCATGGCCGCCAAAACCGCCATCGCGCAGGTGAGCGAAATCGTGCCGCTGGGCGCCCTCGACCCCGAAGCCGTGGTGACGCCGGGCATCTTCGTGCAGCGCGTGGTGCCGATTGTGCCTGCCGCCGCTCTGGCTGCCTGA
- a CDS encoding ATP-binding protein: MIHRLRQWAGHIGLFGRLLALLVLVMAVDFAANALIFEKASDFALHQEDAARLAERLVVADQVLETEPLISRPRVAGELSSETLKISWSPARERPLAALTLAALQGQILSAQPSLAQRNLQLHLSTFSEDIGGSLTLSDGSLVSFHNHSRRAWPLKAGRLISLVLPSLVLVGLALVMMQAILHPLRRLVLATRRVGTSQSSALEPAGPAEVRNLIHAFNAMQSRIDSLLATGAQTMLAIGHDLRTPLARLHLRLDEAPLDPAAREAMQGDIGEMRDLLSSLQTCVEPRSAEPPRRIDIAAMVQTLVDNAQDQGSDASYDGPDTLVVMGRAVPLRRALSNLVTNALHYGGNAEVSLAVVGGHVTVTIADHGPGIPEEELAHVIQPFVRLDHARSRDTPGMGLGLAIVEKSLSGEGATVVLANREGGGLVATVTLAGGAC, encoded by the coding sequence TTGATCCATCGCCTGCGCCAATGGGCGGGCCATATCGGCCTGTTCGGGCGCCTGCTGGCGCTGCTGGTGCTGGTGATGGCGGTGGATTTCGCCGCCAATGCGCTGATCTTCGAGAAAGCCAGCGACTTCGCCCTGCATCAGGAGGATGCCGCGCGTCTGGCCGAAAGGCTGGTGGTGGCCGACCAGGTGCTGGAGACCGAGCCGCTGATCTCCCGCCCCCGCGTGGCCGGGGAACTGAGCAGCGAAACGCTGAAAATCAGCTGGTCCCCGGCGCGTGAACGACCGCTGGCGGCGCTGACTCTGGCGGCGCTGCAGGGGCAGATCCTGTCCGCCCAGCCGTCTCTGGCGCAGCGCAATCTGCAACTGCACCTCTCGACCTTTTCCGAGGACATCGGCGGATCGCTGACGCTGAGCGACGGATCGCTGGTCAGCTTTCACAACCACAGCCGCAGGGCATGGCCGCTCAAGGCCGGGCGCCTGATCTCGCTGGTGCTGCCCTCGCTGGTGCTGGTGGGGCTGGCGCTGGTGATGATGCAGGCGATCCTCCACCCGCTGCGCCGCCTTGTGCTGGCCACGCGGCGCGTCGGCACCTCGCAATCCTCCGCGCTGGAGCCTGCCGGGCCTGCCGAGGTGCGCAACCTGATTCACGCCTTCAACGCCATGCAGAGCCGCATCGACAGCCTGCTGGCCACCGGCGCCCAGACCATGCTGGCCATCGGCCACGATCTGCGCACGCCTCTGGCCCGCCTGCATCTGCGCCTCGACGAGGCCCCGCTCGACCCCGCCGCGCGTGAGGCGATGCAGGGCGACATCGGCGAGATGCGCGACCTGCTCTCCTCGCTGCAGACCTGCGTGGAGCCGCGCAGCGCCGAGCCGCCCCGCCGCATCGATATCGCCGCCATGGTGCAGACTCTGGTGGACAATGCGCAGGATCAGGGCAGCGATGCCAGCTATGACGGGCCCGACACGCTGGTGGTGATGGGCCGTGCGGTGCCTCTGCGCCGGGCCTTGTCCAATCTGGTGACCAATGCGCTGCATTATGGCGGCAATGCCGAGGTGTCGCTGGCGGTGGTGGGCGGCCATGTCACCGTGACCATTGCGGACCATGGCCCCGGCATTCCCGAGGAAGAGCTGGCCCATGTGATCCAGCCTTTCGTGCGGTTGGATCATGCCCGGTCGCGCGATACGCCGGGCATGGGTCTGGGGCTGGCCATCGTTGAGAAGTCGCTGAGCGGTGAAGGAGCGACGGTGGTGCTGGCCAATCGCGAAGGCGGTGGGCTGGTGGCGACGGTGACTTTGGCCGGTGGGGCCTGTTAG
- a CDS encoding IclR family transcriptional regulator domain-containing protein, producing the protein MMEELLEVPGDPEFMASLARGLAVMRCFAEQERPMTIAQASKLTGLSRPAVRRCLLTLVKLGYAAQDGSHYALRPKVMTLGYAYLSSTPLALRAQPLLDQLRDELGESCSLGIVDDDQVFYIARAEVSRIMSIALRVGSRLPLYTTSMGRVLLADMPREKRAAYFRRIDLAAHTDLTEIEPNRLQAICDKVAEEGYAIIDQELEMGLRSVAVPVRGMSGRVVAAVNVGTQASRVSVVDLRTHFLPALRRCARELTATGLL; encoded by the coding sequence ATGATGGAAGAGCTGCTCGAAGTTCCGGGTGATCCGGAGTTCATGGCCTCGCTGGCGCGCGGTCTGGCGGTGATGCGCTGCTTTGCCGAGCAGGAACGCCCGATGACCATCGCCCAGGCCAGCAAGCTGACGGGCCTCTCCCGCCCCGCCGTGCGGCGCTGCCTGCTCACGCTGGTGAAGCTGGGCTATGCCGCGCAGGATGGCAGCCATTATGCGCTGCGGCCCAAGGTGATGACGTTGGGCTATGCCTATCTCTCCTCCACGCCGCTGGCGCTGCGTGCGCAGCCGCTGCTGGATCAGCTGCGGGATGAGTTGGGCGAATCCTGCTCACTGGGCATCGTGGATGACGATCAGGTCTTTTACATCGCGCGGGCGGAGGTTTCGCGCATCATGTCGATCGCGCTGCGGGTGGGGAGCCGGTTACCGCTCTACACCACATCGATGGGGCGGGTGCTGCTGGCCGATATGCCGAGGGAAAAGCGCGCCGCCTATTTCCGCCGCATCGATCTGGCCGCGCACACCGATCTGACCGAGATCGAACCCAACCGCCTGCAAGCCATCTGCGACAAGGTGGCGGAGGAAGGCTATGCGATCATCGATCAGGAGCTGGAGATGGGGCTGCGCTCGGTGGCGGTGCCGGTGCGCGGGATGTCTGGCCGGGTGGTGGCGGCGGTGAATGTGGGGACGCAGGCCTCGCGCGTATCGGTGGTCGATTTGCGCACGCATTTTCTACCCGCGCTGAGGCGCTGCGCCCGCGAACTGACAGCCACCGGCCTGCTGTAA
- a CDS encoding glutaminase, with product MTALQPLIDSIVSDMRKMEDKGRVADYIPPLAQVSPDKFGLAVVLADGQVLTGGDAEEPFSIQSISKVFTLTLALGTAGDQLWRRVSKEPSGSPFNSIVQLENEQGVPRNPFINAGAIVVSDMILARHEPREAIGQVLRLVRDLAGDDTIAIDEHVARAELETGFRNQALANYTKAFGNLHNDVDRVLGVYSHCCSITMSCRQLALAGRYLMLGGRNPETGRQVLSAHRTRRINALMMTCGHYDNSGEFAFRVGLPGKSGVGGGILVVAPGVASIAVWAPGLNAQGNSLLGSLALERLAAGAGWSVFEGG from the coding sequence ATGACTGCCCTGCAACCGCTGATCGATTCCATTGTCTCGGACATGCGCAAGATGGAGGACAAGGGCCGCGTGGCGGATTACATTCCGCCGCTGGCGCAGGTCTCGCCGGACAAGTTCGGTCTGGCGGTGGTGCTGGCCGATGGGCAGGTGCTGACCGGCGGCGATGCCGAGGAGCCCTTTTCGATCCAGAGCATCTCCAAGGTTTTCACCCTCACGCTGGCGCTGGGCACGGCGGGCGACCAGCTGTGGCGCCGCGTGAGCAAGGAGCCATCGGGCAGCCCTTTCAACTCCATCGTCCAGCTCGAAAACGAGCAGGGCGTGCCGCGCAACCCCTTCATCAACGCCGGGGCCATTGTCGTCTCCGACATGATCCTTGCCCGCCACGAACCGCGCGAGGCCATCGGGCAGGTGCTGCGCCTCGTGCGCGATCTGGCGGGCGATGACACCATTGCCATTGACGAGCATGTCGCCCGCGCCGAGCTGGAGACCGGCTTTCGCAATCAGGCGCTGGCCAATTACACCAAGGCCTTCGGCAATCTGCACAATGATGTCGACCGCGTGTTGGGGGTCTATTCGCACTGCTGTTCCATCACCATGAGCTGCCGCCAGCTGGCCTTGGCCGGGCGCTATCTGATGCTGGGCGGGCGCAATCCCGAGACCGGGCGGCAGGTGCTTTCCGCCCACCGCACCCGCCGCATCAATGCGCTGATGATGACCTGCGGCCATTACGACAATTCCGGGGAGTTCGCCTTCCGTGTCGGCCTGCCGGGGAAGTCTGGCGTGGGCGGCGGCATTCTGGTGGTGGCGCCGGGCGTCGCTTCGATTGCGGTGTGGGCGCCGGGGTTGAACGCTCAGGGGAATTCTTTGCTCGGGTCTCTGGCTTTGGAAAGGTTGGCTGCCGGGGCGGGGTGGTCGGTGTTTGAAGGGGGATAA
- a CDS encoding carbonic anhydrase — protein MNDLIGRVFSFEKTTFPQSGELFAKLTSEGQEPKALMISCADSRIVPEQILQAQPGDLFVCRNAGNMVPPFATMNGGVSSTVEYAVVALGVRDIIVCGHSDCGAMKALSNPVGLEAMPNVAAWLRHGSAAEHIVTTTSPHLHDKARVRAVSLENIIAQIAHLRTHPSVAAAIAKGEMALHGWFVDIHAGQVLGLDGDTGQFVPLREDQPLPVALHAARRIATDAQLAEAAE, from the coding sequence ATGAACGACCTCATCGGCCGCGTGTTCAGCTTCGAAAAGACCACTTTCCCCCAGAGCGGCGAGCTGTTCGCCAAGCTCACCAGCGAAGGGCAGGAGCCCAAGGCGCTGATGATCTCCTGCGCGGATTCGCGCATCGTGCCCGAGCAGATCCTGCAGGCCCAGCCCGGCGATCTGTTCGTCTGCCGCAACGCGGGCAACATGGTGCCCCCCTTCGCCACGATGAACGGCGGCGTGTCCTCCACGGTGGAATATGCCGTGGTGGCGCTGGGCGTGCGTGACATCATCGTCTGCGGCCACTCGGACTGCGGCGCGATGAAGGCGCTGTCCAACCCCGTCGGTCTGGAGGCCATGCCCAATGTCGCCGCCTGGCTGCGCCATGGTTCGGCTGCCGAGCACATCGTCACCACCACCTCGCCGCATCTGCATGACAAGGCCCGCGTGCGCGCCGTCAGCCTTGAGAACATCATCGCCCAGATCGCGCATCTGCGCACCCATCCTTCGGTGGCCGCCGCCATCGCCAAGGGCGAGATGGCGCTGCATGGCTGGTTCGTGGACATCCACGCCGGGCAGGTGCTGGGTCTGGACGGCGACACCGGCCAGTTCGTGCCCCTGCGCGAAGACCAGCCGCTGCCCGTGGCCCTGCATGCCGCCCGCCGCATCGCGACCGACGCCCAATTGGCGGAAGCCGCTGAATGA
- a CDS encoding 3-oxoacid CoA-transferase subunit B produces MERLDRKAMAARVARDIPEGAYVNLGIGLPTMVANYLPAEKDIFLQSENGVLGMGPAPAPGFEDPELINAGKQPVTLLDGGCFFHHADSFAMMRGGHLDICVLGAFQVSATGDIANWHTGAPGAIPAVGGAMDLAIGAKQIFVMMELLTKGGESKLVERCTYPLTGIGCISRVYTDLGTFSVGPQGAGIVDLVPGFSIEDARAATGLALDAAALAA; encoded by the coding sequence ATGGAACGACTGGACCGCAAGGCGATGGCCGCCCGCGTCGCCCGCGACATTCCCGAGGGCGCCTATGTGAACCTCGGCATCGGCCTGCCCACGATGGTGGCCAACTATCTGCCCGCCGAGAAGGACATCTTTCTGCAGAGCGAAAACGGCGTGCTGGGCATGGGCCCCGCGCCCGCGCCGGGCTTTGAAGACCCCGAACTGATCAATGCGGGCAAGCAGCCCGTCACGCTGCTGGATGGCGGCTGCTTCTTCCACCATGCCGACAGCTTTGCGATGATGCGCGGCGGGCATCTGGACATCTGCGTGCTGGGCGCCTTTCAGGTCTCGGCCACGGGCGATATCGCCAATTGGCATACCGGGGCTCCCGGAGCGATCCCGGCGGTGGGCGGGGCGATGGATCTGGCCATCGGCGCCAAGCAGATCTTCGTGATGATGGAGCTGCTCACCAAGGGCGGTGAGAGCAAGCTGGTGGAGCGCTGCACCTATCCGCTGACCGGCATCGGCTGCATTTCGCGCGTCTACACCGATCTGGGCACCTTCAGCGTGGGGCCTCAGGGGGCGGGCATCGTGGATCTGGTTCCCGGTTTCAGCATCGAGGATGCGCGCGCTGCCACCGGTCTGGCGCTGGACGCCGCCGCTCTGGCCGCCTGA
- the pcaF gene encoding 3-oxoadipyl-CoA thiolase, which produces MTEAFICDAIRTPIGRYNGGLSRIRADDLGAVPLKALLERNPGLDPAAIEEVFYGCANQSGEDNRNVARMSLLLAGLPSTVPGVTLNRLCASGLEAVGQAARAIRLGEMDLAFAGGVESMTRAPFVMGKSDTAFGRAQTLEDTTMGWRFVNPALNAAYGTETMPRTGENVAEDYGICRADQDAFALRSQQRTAAAQASGFHAEEIVPVSVPGRKRGEVMQVTQDEHPRADTTLEALSGLKPLFGPSGTVTAGNASGINDGAAALIIASEAAVKAHGLTPRARILGLASAGVEPRVMGIGPIPATRKLLAKLGLSIHDFDAIELNEAFASQSLAVMRDLGLADDAPQVNANGGAIALGHPLGMSGARLALTLVHQLEKTGGKRGLATLCVGVGIGLALAVERV; this is translated from the coding sequence ATGACCGAAGCCTTTATCTGCGACGCCATCCGCACGCCCATCGGCCGTTACAATGGCGGCCTCTCCCGCATCCGTGCCGACGATCTGGGTGCGGTGCCCTTGAAAGCCCTGCTGGAGCGCAACCCGGGCCTCGATCCTGCTGCCATCGAGGAAGTTTTCTATGGCTGTGCCAACCAGTCGGGCGAGGACAACCGCAATGTCGCGCGCATGAGCCTGCTGCTGGCGGGCCTGCCCTCTACCGTGCCGGGCGTGACGCTCAATCGCCTCTGCGCCTCCGGGCTTGAGGCGGTGGGGCAGGCGGCCCGCGCCATCCGCCTTGGCGAGATGGATCTGGCCTTTGCGGGCGGCGTGGAAAGCATGACCCGCGCGCCTTTCGTGATGGGCAAGTCGGACACCGCCTTCGGGCGCGCCCAGACGCTGGAAGACACGACGATGGGCTGGCGCTTCGTCAATCCCGCGCTCAATGCCGCCTATGGCACCGAGACCATGCCGCGCACCGGCGAGAATGTCGCCGAGGATTACGGCATATGCCGCGCGGATCAGGATGCCTTTGCGCTGCGTAGCCAGCAGCGCACGGCGGCGGCGCAGGCCTCTGGCTTCCATGCCGAGGAGATCGTGCCGGTCAGCGTGCCGGGCCGCAAGCGCGGTGAGGTGATGCAGGTCACGCAGGACGAACATCCGCGTGCCGACACCACGCTTGAGGCGCTTTCCGGTCTGAAGCCCTTGTTCGGGCCTTCGGGCACGGTGACGGCGGGCAATGCCTCGGGCATCAACGATGGCGCGGCGGCTTTGATCATCGCCAGCGAGGCGGCGGTGAAGGCCCATGGGCTGACGCCGCGCGCGCGCATTCTGGGCCTTGCCTCGGCGGGCGTGGAGCCGCGGGTGATGGGCATCGGCCCGATCCCGGCCACGCGCAAGCTGCTGGCGAAGCTGGGCCTGAGTATCCATGACTTCGACGCCATCGAGCTGAATGAGGCCTTTGCCAGCCAGTCACTGGCGGTGATGCGCGATCTGGGGCTGGCCGACGATGCGCCGCAGGTGAATGCCAATGGCGGTGCCATCGCGTTGGGCCATCCGCTGGGCATGTCGGGCGCGCGCCTTGCGCTGACTTTGGTGCATCAGTTGGAGAAGACTGGCGGCAAACGCGGGCTGGCGACGCTTTGCGTGGGCGTCGGCATCGGTCTGGCGCTGGCGGTCGAGCGGGTCTGA
- a CDS encoding response regulator transcription factor produces the protein MPDIAAPDAIPGSAPSILLVEDDTALRVLTARALKAHGYDVRTACSGAEMWVALEAAPADLLVLDIMLPGTNGIELFRRIRKTSEVPIIFVSARGSEEDRVLGLELGADDYLAKPFGTRELIARIGAVLRRGGNSGENTSGERDLGRRDVEFDGWRLSMARHELTAPDGTIVDLTGAEFDLLCTFVSQPQRVIGRQRLIELSRTRIGDSSDRSIDVLVSRLRRKLTDTGGTAPLVTVRGVGYMFNLPVTRS, from the coding sequence ATGCCTGATATCGCCGCCCCTGATGCCATTCCCGGCTCGGCACCCTCGATCTTGCTGGTCGAGGATGACACCGCATTGCGCGTGCTGACGGCGCGCGCGCTCAAGGCCCATGGCTATGACGTGCGCACGGCCTGCAGCGGCGCGGAGATGTGGGTGGCGCTGGAAGCCGCCCCTGCCGACCTGCTGGTGCTGGACATCATGCTGCCCGGCACGAATGGCATCGAGCTGTTCCGCCGCATCCGCAAGACCAGCGAAGTGCCGATCATCTTCGTCTCCGCGCGCGGCAGCGAGGAAGACCGCGTGCTGGGCCTTGAGCTGGGCGCTGACGATTATCTGGCCAAGCCCTTCGGCACGCGTGAGCTGATCGCGCGGATCGGCGCGGTGCTGCGCCGCGGCGGCAACAGTGGCGAGAACACCAGCGGCGAGCGCGACCTGGGCCGTCGCGATGTGGAGTTCGACGGCTGGCGCCTCTCCATGGCCCGCCACGAACTGACCGCGCCGGATGGCACCATTGTGGATCTGACGGGCGCGGAGTTCGATCTGCTCTGCACCTTCGTCAGCCAGCCGCAGCGTGTGATCGGGCGGCAGCGTCTGATCGAACTGTCGCGCACCCGCATCGGCGATTCCTCGGATCGTTCGATTGACGTGCTGGTCAGCCGTCTGCGCCGCAAGCTGACCGATACGGGCGGTACGGCTCCGCTGGTGACGGTGCGCGGCGTGGGTTACATGTTCAACCTGCCGGTCACGCGTTCTTGA